In the genome of Apodemus sylvaticus chromosome 2, mApoSyl1.1, whole genome shotgun sequence, one region contains:
- the Tulp3 gene encoding tubby-related protein 3 isoform X2, whose protein sequence is MEAARCAPGPRGDSAFEDETLRLRQLKLDNQRALLEKKQRKKRLEPLMVQPNPEARLRRLKPRGSEEHTPLVDPQTPRSDVILHGIDGPAAFLKPEAQDLEGKPHVLSVGSPPPEEGTEGSADGDSPVETASKPDLQEILQKHGILSSVNYDEEPDKEEDEGETLSSPSACSEKESSAASQRAASETGASGVTAQQGDALLGEVENLEDFAYSPAPRGVTVKCRVTRDKKGMDRGLFPTYYMHLEKEENRKIFLLAGRKRKKSKTSNYLVSTDPTDLSREGESYIGKLRSNLMGTKFTVYDHGVNPVKAQGLVEKAHTRQELAAICYETNVLGFKGPRKMSVIIPGMNMNHERIPFRPRNEHESLLSKWQNKSMENLIELHNKAPVWNDDTQSYVLNFHGRVTQASVKNFQIVHGNDPDYIVMQFGRVADDVFTLDYNYPLCALQAFAIGLSSFDSKLACE, encoded by the exons tgCCTTCGAAGATGAGACCCTGAGGCTTCGGCAGCTGAAGCTGGACAATCAG AGGGCACTGCTggagaagaagcagagaaagaaacgCCTTGAGCCACTCATGGTGCAGCCAAACCCAGAAGCCAGGCTGCGAAGGTTAAAGCCAAGAGGTAGCGAGGAGCACACGCCTCTGGTGGACCCTCAGACACCACGCAGCGATGTCATCCTGCATG GCATCGATGGTCCAGCCGCGTTCCTGAAGCCAGAGGCTCAGGATCTGGAAGGCAAGCCTCACGTCCTCTCAgtgggctcccctcccccagaagaAGGCACCGAAGGAAGTGCAGATGGGGACAGCCCCGTGGAGACAGCCTCCAAGCCAGACCTTCAGGAGATTCTCCAAAAACACG GCATCTTGAGCAGTGTGAACTATGACGAGGAGCCTGacaaggaggaagatgagggggAGACCCTCAGCTCGCCATCGGCTTGTTCAGAGAAGGAGAGTTCTGCAGCCAGCCAGAGAGCAGCCTCG GAGACAGGAGCTTCTGGTGTGACAGCCCAGCAGGGTGATGCCCTGCTCGGAGAAGTGGAGAACTTAGAGGACTTTGCGTATAGTCCTGCCCCTCGGGGCGTCACGGTGAAGTGTAGAGTGACCAGGGATAAGAAAGGCATGGACCGCGGCCTCTTCCCCACCTACTACATGCacctggagaaggaggagaacCGCAAG atATTTCTTCTAGCGGGTAGGAAGCGGAAAAAGAGTAAAACGTCCAACTACCTGGTCTCCACAGACCCGACAGATTTGTCCCGCGAAGGGGAAAGTTACATCGGCAAACTCAG ATCCAACCTCATGGGGACCAAGTTCACGGTGTACGACCATGGCGTCAACCCTGTCAAGGCCCAGGGCCTGGTGGAGAAGGCGCACACCCGCCAGGAGCTGGCTGCCATCTGTTAC GAAACAAATGTACTCGGTTTCAAAGGTCCTAGGAAAATGTCTGTGATCATTCCAGGGATGAATATGAATCACGAACGCATCCCATTTCGGCCGAGAAAT GAACACGAGAGCTTGCTTTCAAAATGGCAGAACAAATCCATGGAGAACCTGATCGAACTGCACAACAAGGCCCCCGTGTGGAATGACGACACCCAGTCCTACGTCCTGAACTTTCACGGCAGAGTCACCCAGGCTTCTGTGAAGAACTTCCAGATTGTCCACGGGAACGACC CCGACTACATAGTCATGCAGTTCGGGCGCGTGGCTGACGACGTGTTCACACTGGACTATAACTACCCACTGTGTGCACTCCAGGCCTTTGCCATCGGGCTGTCCAGCTTTGACAGCAAGCTGGCGTGTGAATGA
- the Tulp3 gene encoding tubby-related protein 3 isoform X1 has translation MEAARCAPGPRGDSISQYFLMAHQVVQLPRGAFTPCISPVWQPGAFEDETLRLRQLKLDNQRALLEKKQRKKRLEPLMVQPNPEARLRRLKPRGSEEHTPLVDPQTPRSDVILHGIDGPAAFLKPEAQDLEGKPHVLSVGSPPPEEGTEGSADGDSPVETASKPDLQEILQKHGILSSVNYDEEPDKEEDEGETLSSPSACSEKESSAASQRAASETGASGVTAQQGDALLGEVENLEDFAYSPAPRGVTVKCRVTRDKKGMDRGLFPTYYMHLEKEENRKIFLLAGRKRKKSKTSNYLVSTDPTDLSREGESYIGKLRSNLMGTKFTVYDHGVNPVKAQGLVEKAHTRQELAAICYETNVLGFKGPRKMSVIIPGMNMNHERIPFRPRNEHESLLSKWQNKSMENLIELHNKAPVWNDDTQSYVLNFHGRVTQASVKNFQIVHGNDPDYIVMQFGRVADDVFTLDYNYPLCALQAFAIGLSSFDSKLACE, from the exons CATCTCCCAATACTTCCTCATGGCACACCAAGTCGTTCAGCTCCCTCGTGGCGCCTTCACCCCGTGTATTTCTCCCGTTTGGCAGCCAGG tgCCTTCGAAGATGAGACCCTGAGGCTTCGGCAGCTGAAGCTGGACAATCAG AGGGCACTGCTggagaagaagcagagaaagaaacgCCTTGAGCCACTCATGGTGCAGCCAAACCCAGAAGCCAGGCTGCGAAGGTTAAAGCCAAGAGGTAGCGAGGAGCACACGCCTCTGGTGGACCCTCAGACACCACGCAGCGATGTCATCCTGCATG GCATCGATGGTCCAGCCGCGTTCCTGAAGCCAGAGGCTCAGGATCTGGAAGGCAAGCCTCACGTCCTCTCAgtgggctcccctcccccagaagaAGGCACCGAAGGAAGTGCAGATGGGGACAGCCCCGTGGAGACAGCCTCCAAGCCAGACCTTCAGGAGATTCTCCAAAAACACG GCATCTTGAGCAGTGTGAACTATGACGAGGAGCCTGacaaggaggaagatgagggggAGACCCTCAGCTCGCCATCGGCTTGTTCAGAGAAGGAGAGTTCTGCAGCCAGCCAGAGAGCAGCCTCG GAGACAGGAGCTTCTGGTGTGACAGCCCAGCAGGGTGATGCCCTGCTCGGAGAAGTGGAGAACTTAGAGGACTTTGCGTATAGTCCTGCCCCTCGGGGCGTCACGGTGAAGTGTAGAGTGACCAGGGATAAGAAAGGCATGGACCGCGGCCTCTTCCCCACCTACTACATGCacctggagaaggaggagaacCGCAAG atATTTCTTCTAGCGGGTAGGAAGCGGAAAAAGAGTAAAACGTCCAACTACCTGGTCTCCACAGACCCGACAGATTTGTCCCGCGAAGGGGAAAGTTACATCGGCAAACTCAG ATCCAACCTCATGGGGACCAAGTTCACGGTGTACGACCATGGCGTCAACCCTGTCAAGGCCCAGGGCCTGGTGGAGAAGGCGCACACCCGCCAGGAGCTGGCTGCCATCTGTTAC GAAACAAATGTACTCGGTTTCAAAGGTCCTAGGAAAATGTCTGTGATCATTCCAGGGATGAATATGAATCACGAACGCATCCCATTTCGGCCGAGAAAT GAACACGAGAGCTTGCTTTCAAAATGGCAGAACAAATCCATGGAGAACCTGATCGAACTGCACAACAAGGCCCCCGTGTGGAATGACGACACCCAGTCCTACGTCCTGAACTTTCACGGCAGAGTCACCCAGGCTTCTGTGAAGAACTTCCAGATTGTCCACGGGAACGACC CCGACTACATAGTCATGCAGTTCGGGCGCGTGGCTGACGACGTGTTCACACTGGACTATAACTACCCACTGTGTGCACTCCAGGCCTTTGCCATCGGGCTGTCCAGCTTTGACAGCAAGCTGGCGTGTGAATGA
- the Tulp3 gene encoding tubby-related protein 3 isoform X3: MVQPNPEARLRRLKPRGSEEHTPLVDPQTPRSDVILHGIDGPAAFLKPEAQDLEGKPHVLSVGSPPPEEGTEGSADGDSPVETASKPDLQEILQKHGILSSVNYDEEPDKEEDEGETLSSPSACSEKESSAASQRAASETGASGVTAQQGDALLGEVENLEDFAYSPAPRGVTVKCRVTRDKKGMDRGLFPTYYMHLEKEENRKIFLLAGRKRKKSKTSNYLVSTDPTDLSREGESYIGKLRSNLMGTKFTVYDHGVNPVKAQGLVEKAHTRQELAAICYETNVLGFKGPRKMSVIIPGMNMNHERIPFRPRNEHESLLSKWQNKSMENLIELHNKAPVWNDDTQSYVLNFHGRVTQASVKNFQIVHGNDPDYIVMQFGRVADDVFTLDYNYPLCALQAFAIGLSSFDSKLACE, from the exons ATGGTGCAGCCAAACCCAGAAGCCAGGCTGCGAAGGTTAAAGCCAAGAGGTAGCGAGGAGCACACGCCTCTGGTGGACCCTCAGACACCACGCAGCGATGTCATCCTGCATG GCATCGATGGTCCAGCCGCGTTCCTGAAGCCAGAGGCTCAGGATCTGGAAGGCAAGCCTCACGTCCTCTCAgtgggctcccctcccccagaagaAGGCACCGAAGGAAGTGCAGATGGGGACAGCCCCGTGGAGACAGCCTCCAAGCCAGACCTTCAGGAGATTCTCCAAAAACACG GCATCTTGAGCAGTGTGAACTATGACGAGGAGCCTGacaaggaggaagatgagggggAGACCCTCAGCTCGCCATCGGCTTGTTCAGAGAAGGAGAGTTCTGCAGCCAGCCAGAGAGCAGCCTCG GAGACAGGAGCTTCTGGTGTGACAGCCCAGCAGGGTGATGCCCTGCTCGGAGAAGTGGAGAACTTAGAGGACTTTGCGTATAGTCCTGCCCCTCGGGGCGTCACGGTGAAGTGTAGAGTGACCAGGGATAAGAAAGGCATGGACCGCGGCCTCTTCCCCACCTACTACATGCacctggagaaggaggagaacCGCAAG atATTTCTTCTAGCGGGTAGGAAGCGGAAAAAGAGTAAAACGTCCAACTACCTGGTCTCCACAGACCCGACAGATTTGTCCCGCGAAGGGGAAAGTTACATCGGCAAACTCAG ATCCAACCTCATGGGGACCAAGTTCACGGTGTACGACCATGGCGTCAACCCTGTCAAGGCCCAGGGCCTGGTGGAGAAGGCGCACACCCGCCAGGAGCTGGCTGCCATCTGTTAC GAAACAAATGTACTCGGTTTCAAAGGTCCTAGGAAAATGTCTGTGATCATTCCAGGGATGAATATGAATCACGAACGCATCCCATTTCGGCCGAGAAAT GAACACGAGAGCTTGCTTTCAAAATGGCAGAACAAATCCATGGAGAACCTGATCGAACTGCACAACAAGGCCCCCGTGTGGAATGACGACACCCAGTCCTACGTCCTGAACTTTCACGGCAGAGTCACCCAGGCTTCTGTGAAGAACTTCCAGATTGTCCACGGGAACGACC CCGACTACATAGTCATGCAGTTCGGGCGCGTGGCTGACGACGTGTTCACACTGGACTATAACTACCCACTGTGTGCACTCCAGGCCTTTGCCATCGGGCTGTCCAGCTTTGACAGCAAGCTGGCGTGTGAATGA